One Mycobacteroides salmoniphilum DNA segment encodes these proteins:
- a CDS encoding enoyl-CoA hydratase family protein, with the protein MAKESETLVQYEVEGRAARLTLDSPHNRNALSSGLVRQLREGLRRAAADKTVRAVVLSHTGNTFCAGADLSEASEGSPQDVAKDRAGQLTALLRDILELSLPVIIAVNGHVRAGGFGLVGAADIAVAGPDSTFALTEARIGVAPSIISLTLLPRLTGRAAARYFVTGERFDARVAAEIGLVTTSVDSPEAVEASVTSLVDDIALGSPQGLAESKRLTTAPILADFDARAVELTETSARLFVSPEAQEGMLAFLQKRPPAWQV; encoded by the coding sequence ATGGCGAAAGAATCTGAGACCCTGGTCCAGTACGAGGTGGAGGGCCGTGCCGCCCGCCTGACGCTCGACTCACCACACAACCGCAACGCGTTGTCCAGCGGGTTGGTGCGGCAACTGCGCGAGGGACTGCGGCGCGCCGCTGCCGACAAGACCGTGCGCGCCGTAGTGCTCAGCCACACCGGCAACACCTTCTGCGCGGGCGCCGATCTGAGCGAGGCCTCGGAGGGTTCACCCCAAGATGTCGCCAAGGATCGGGCCGGCCAACTCACCGCGCTCTTGCGCGACATTCTTGAGCTGTCCCTGCCCGTCATCATCGCCGTCAACGGCCATGTGCGCGCCGGCGGCTTCGGTCTGGTGGGTGCGGCGGATATCGCGGTAGCGGGACCCGACAGCACCTTCGCACTGACCGAGGCACGCATCGGAGTCGCGCCGTCGATCATCTCGCTGACGCTGCTGCCCCGGCTCACCGGCCGGGCGGCCGCGCGCTACTTCGTTACCGGCGAGAGGTTCGACGCACGGGTGGCCGCGGAGATCGGTTTGGTGACCACGTCCGTCGACAGTCCCGAGGCAGTCGAGGCCTCGGTCACGTCGTTAGTGGATGACATCGCGCTCGGTTCGCCGCAAGGGCTGGCCGAGTCGAAGAGACTCACCACCGCGCCGATCCTCGCCGATTTCGACGCGCGTGCAGTCGAGTTGACGGAAACCTCCGCGCGTTTGTTCGTGTCTCCCGAGGCGCAGGAGGGCATGCTGGCGTTCCTGCAGAAGCGTCCACCCGCCTGGCAGGTGTGA
- the purH gene encoding bifunctional phosphoribosylaminoimidazolecarboxamide formyltransferase/IMP cyclohydrolase codes for MERKKGLHQVSTQRPVRRALISVYDKTGLEELASGLHAAGVELVSTGSTAKTIAAASIPVTPVEEVTGFPEVLDGRVKTLHPHVHAGVLADTRREEHLTQLEELGVKGFELVVVNLYPFAATVASGASEDECVEQIDIGGPSMVRAAAKNHPSVAVVVDPAAYGDVLAAVDAGGFTLEARKVLAAKAFRHTAEYDVAVAGWLSAVAEPEGAELPAWIGGTWNRSAVLRYGENPHQQAALYTGATGHGLAQAEQLHGKEMSYNNYTDADAAWRAAWDQDKACAAIIKHANPCGIAVSDISIADAHLKAHECDPLSAFGGVIAVNREVSVEMAERVADIFTEVIVAPGYADGAVEVLSRKKNVRLLRVAQSQSGRTEWRHISGGLLVQERDALHAEGDDPVNWTLVAGTAADEDTLADLVFAWKVGRAVKSNAIVVASGGATIGVGMGQVNRVDAARLAVSRGGDRVSGAVASSDAFFPFPDGLEVLTEAGVRAVVHPGGSMRDELVTDAAKAAGITLYTTGARHFAH; via the coding sequence ATGGAACGGAAGAAGGGCCTCCATCAAGTGAGTACGCAGCGACCCGTACGGCGGGCATTGATCAGCGTCTACGACAAGACCGGATTGGAAGAGCTCGCTAGCGGTTTGCACGCCGCCGGTGTGGAACTGGTGTCCACCGGATCTACCGCGAAAACCATTGCCGCCGCGTCAATTCCGGTGACACCGGTGGAAGAGGTGACCGGGTTTCCGGAGGTGCTGGATGGCCGGGTGAAGACCTTGCATCCGCACGTGCACGCCGGCGTCTTGGCCGATACCCGCCGAGAGGAACACCTCACCCAACTCGAGGAGCTGGGCGTCAAGGGTTTTGAACTGGTGGTGGTCAACCTGTACCCGTTTGCCGCCACGGTCGCCTCGGGTGCCTCCGAGGACGAATGCGTCGAACAAATCGACATTGGTGGCCCCTCGATGGTGCGCGCCGCTGCCAAAAACCACCCGAGCGTGGCGGTGGTCGTCGACCCCGCCGCATACGGTGACGTGCTGGCCGCCGTCGATGCCGGGGGGTTCACCCTGGAGGCACGGAAGGTGCTGGCGGCCAAGGCGTTCCGTCACACTGCCGAGTACGACGTGGCTGTGGCCGGCTGGCTGTCGGCTGTCGCGGAGCCTGAGGGCGCGGAATTGCCGGCGTGGATCGGTGGGACGTGGAACCGCTCGGCGGTGCTGCGCTATGGCGAGAACCCGCACCAGCAGGCGGCCTTGTACACCGGCGCCACGGGGCACGGCTTGGCGCAAGCCGAGCAGCTGCACGGAAAAGAGATGTCGTACAACAACTACACGGATGCCGATGCCGCCTGGCGTGCCGCGTGGGACCAGGACAAGGCCTGTGCGGCCATCATCAAACATGCCAACCCGTGCGGTATCGCTGTGTCGGACATATCGATTGCGGACGCGCACCTCAAGGCCCACGAATGCGATCCGTTGAGCGCTTTCGGCGGGGTGATAGCCGTCAACCGTGAGGTGAGTGTGGAGATGGCCGAGCGGGTCGCCGACATCTTCACCGAGGTGATTGTCGCGCCGGGGTACGCAGATGGCGCGGTGGAGGTGCTGAGCCGCAAGAAGAACGTGCGTCTGCTGCGTGTGGCCCAGTCGCAGTCCGGGCGCACCGAGTGGCGACACATCAGTGGTGGTCTGCTGGTGCAGGAGCGCGACGCGCTCCACGCCGAGGGCGATGACCCGGTCAACTGGACGTTGGTCGCCGGCACTGCCGCGGACGAGGATACGTTGGCGGACTTGGTGTTCGCCTGGAAGGTCGGGCGGGCCGTCAAGTCCAACGCGATCGTCGTCGCCTCCGGCGGCGCCACCATCGGTGTCGGTATGGGACAGGTCAACCGCGTCGACGCCGCGCGCTTGGCGGTCTCGCGGGGTGGGGATCGAGTCTCCGGTGCGGTCGCGTCTTCGGATGCGTTCTTTCCCTTCCCAGACGGCCTGGAGGTGCTGACGGAGGCCGGAGTGCGCGCCGTCGTGCATCCGGGTGGGTCGATGCGCGATGAGCTGGTGACCGATGCCGCCAAGGCCGCGGGAATCACGTTGTACACCACCGGAGCACGCCACTTTGCCCACTAG
- a CDS encoding DUF5336 domain-containing protein — MTYSTGGPGYQPAQPSNPYGTPSFVAEPNTGALGVYLPGGVLVLSLIGFIAGFGPFYTGKASSGTSGSFGGFDLLALSPVFGFAQFALLIAGLTAGVSLLSGKDDKQAPVAILSIVGFLFVLGGLFGNPFAAAFGEVGIGWGLITLAVVSGLQAATAVYALLSEVGVVKAKTASPATNPFGSQYQTQQGQYYTPPQQPQQQLPKQGQGYGQAGAQGYGQQQGYGQQAAQSYGQAGAQGYGQQQPAPAAPPSYGGGYGQQPQSAPPTPPQGFSSTGFTPPSAQPTQQAGSSQPTQQYPTFGGASGQAPGGEQQGGAATGGGSASASGDDLFGTSRPSN, encoded by the coding sequence ATGACGTATTCGACCGGTGGGCCCGGATACCAGCCCGCGCAGCCGTCCAATCCGTACGGCACCCCGTCCTTTGTGGCCGAGCCCAACACGGGCGCGCTAGGGGTTTACCTGCCCGGTGGTGTCTTGGTGCTCAGCCTGATCGGCTTCATCGCCGGTTTCGGGCCGTTTTACACCGGGAAGGCCAGCTCGGGGACGTCGGGAAGCTTCGGCGGGTTCGACCTCCTGGCCTTGTCGCCGGTCTTCGGCTTCGCGCAGTTCGCTCTGCTGATCGCGGGTCTGACCGCGGGTGTCTCGCTCCTGTCCGGCAAGGACGACAAGCAAGCTCCCGTCGCAATCCTGTCGATCGTCGGATTCCTCTTCGTGCTCGGTGGTCTGTTCGGCAACCCGTTCGCGGCCGCCTTCGGTGAGGTCGGTATCGGGTGGGGCCTGATCACGCTCGCGGTGGTGTCCGGCCTGCAGGCCGCGACCGCTGTCTACGCCCTGCTCAGTGAGGTGGGCGTCGTCAAGGCCAAGACTGCTTCTCCGGCGACCAACCCGTTCGGCAGCCAGTACCAGACGCAGCAGGGCCAGTACTACACCCCGCCGCAGCAGCCGCAGCAGCAGCTTCCCAAGCAGGGGCAGGGCTACGGCCAGGCCGGTGCTCAGGGCTACGGCCAGCAGCAGGGCTATGGCCAGCAGGCCGCTCAGAGCTACGGCCAGGCCGGTGCTCAGGGTTACGGCCAGCAGCAGCCCGCTCCCGCCGCGCCACCGTCGTACGGCGGCGGCTACGGCCAGCAGCCGCAGTCGGCGCCTCCGACTCCGCCGCAGGGCTTCAGCAGTACCGGGTTCACCCCGCCGTCAGCACAGCCGACCCAGCAGGCCGGATCGTCACAGCCGACCCAGCAGTACCCCACCTTTGGCGGGGCCAGCGGTCAGGCTCCCGGTGGTGAGCAGCAGGGCGGCGCCGCTACCGGCGGTGGCTCGGCCTCTGCCAGCGGTGACGATCTGTTCGGCACCTCTCGTCCCTCCAACTAG
- the purN gene encoding phosphoribosylglycinamide formyltransferase, with product MTSPATLSGVSVSDSLRASGSSEPQQVVEIAPSAPARVVVLASGTGTLLRSLLDAATGDFPARIVAVGTDRQCDAVDIAAGAQLPSYTVRLGEYGTREHWDAAITEATAAHRPDLVVSAGFMKILGPQFLSQFLGRVINTHPALLPSFPGAHAVPEALAHGVKVTGCTVHLVDAGMDTGPILAQQAVPVHGDDDEASLHERIKVVERTLLVDVLAAVATRGLTWNGRRASIK from the coding sequence GTGACCAGCCCGGCTACGCTCAGCGGCGTGTCGGTGTCGGATTCTCTTCGCGCAAGCGGCTCATCGGAGCCCCAGCAAGTCGTTGAGATTGCCCCGTCTGCCCCTGCGCGCGTCGTGGTGCTGGCTTCCGGTACGGGAACCCTCCTGCGCTCCCTGCTCGACGCGGCCACGGGTGACTTCCCGGCTCGGATCGTCGCCGTAGGCACCGACCGGCAATGCGATGCCGTCGATATCGCCGCGGGCGCGCAGCTTCCTAGCTACACCGTGCGGCTCGGTGAGTACGGCACCCGCGAACATTGGGACGCCGCGATCACCGAGGCCACCGCCGCGCACCGGCCCGATCTGGTGGTATCGGCCGGATTCATGAAGATTCTTGGACCACAGTTTCTTTCGCAGTTCTTGGGTCGGGTCATCAACACGCACCCCGCGCTGCTGCCGTCCTTTCCGGGCGCGCACGCCGTGCCCGAAGCCCTGGCGCATGGGGTCAAGGTCACTGGCTGCACGGTGCACCTGGTCGACGCCGGGATGGATACCGGCCCGATCCTTGCGCAGCAGGCCGTCCCCGTTCATGGGGATGACGACGAGGCGAGCCTGCATGAACGCATCAAGGTGGTGGAACGGACGCTGCTGGTAGATGTGCTGGCCGCGGTGGCCACCAGAGGTTTGACATGGAACGGAAGAAGGGCCTCCATCAAGTGA
- a CDS encoding ABC transporter ATP-binding protein/permease: MVQPSLDWPGEPLRSLVWTLQAWVITMVIFLAVAFAIARFTQWGQQFWRVNAPFFWGRETWRTWALVAFMMWHTVYMARVTVIFTYQYKDLMNALQVGSEALVTHDSGLLADARQAFFTSFAISGVLVVLTVTYTVVDLFLRRVLAIRWRVWLNTRLVDDWMSKDAFYRNRFLDTPVENPDQRIQIDIETHTTKSVDLVLGAVNKTLLIVMFTGVLWQLSGPLLLWGVEIPRAMVFIAFVFSITVTVLAFWIGRPLVRLNFLNERFSASFRYALVRLRDSAERVAFYRGGERERRLLHARFADIIANMWRIVFAQLRLNGWNRGVGDVTTGMIPYIVQAPRFFTGQIKVGDLLQTVAAFGSVCGAMSFFRDSYDEFTVYRAALMRIDQMLDSDHRARELARIDVTEVDDALILTDVDVRDLQGLDMIADLSLELTAGGSVVVKGPSGCGKTTLLRSLAQLWPQATGLVARPDGWATLFLPQLPYLPLGNLRETVVYPLPVEDVSDEKLVQALRDVSLGHLTERLDEEADWAAVLSLGEQQRVSFVRVLLVRPTVVFLDESTSALDEGLEDAMYALVRERLPDCVVFSVGHRSTIDRHHQSRLQLTGSGAWELSPV, translated from the coding sequence ATGGTTCAGCCCAGTTTGGATTGGCCGGGCGAGCCATTGCGCTCGCTGGTGTGGACGCTGCAGGCCTGGGTGATCACCATGGTGATCTTCCTTGCGGTGGCGTTCGCCATCGCTCGCTTCACCCAATGGGGACAACAGTTCTGGCGGGTCAACGCGCCCTTCTTCTGGGGACGCGAGACCTGGCGCACGTGGGCGCTGGTGGCGTTCATGATGTGGCACACCGTGTACATGGCGCGCGTGACGGTCATCTTCACGTACCAGTACAAGGACCTGATGAATGCATTGCAGGTCGGTTCGGAGGCGCTCGTCACTCATGACTCCGGACTGCTGGCGGACGCGCGTCAGGCGTTTTTCACGTCATTCGCGATCAGCGGAGTGTTGGTAGTACTCACCGTGACGTACACGGTGGTGGATCTCTTCCTGCGGAGAGTTCTCGCCATCCGGTGGCGGGTATGGCTCAACACGCGGCTCGTTGACGACTGGATGAGCAAGGATGCGTTCTACCGCAACCGTTTTCTGGACACTCCGGTGGAGAACCCGGACCAGCGAATCCAGATTGATATCGAGACGCACACCACCAAGTCGGTGGATTTGGTTCTCGGCGCGGTGAACAAGACGCTGCTGATTGTCATGTTTACCGGGGTGCTCTGGCAGCTCTCGGGTCCGTTGTTGTTGTGGGGAGTCGAGATCCCGCGCGCCATGGTGTTCATCGCGTTCGTCTTCTCGATCACCGTGACGGTCCTTGCGTTCTGGATCGGCCGGCCGTTGGTGCGGCTGAATTTCTTGAACGAACGATTCAGCGCGAGTTTCCGTTATGCGTTGGTGCGCTTGCGCGACAGCGCGGAGCGCGTGGCGTTCTACCGTGGCGGCGAGCGTGAACGCAGACTGCTGCATGCACGCTTCGCCGACATCATCGCCAACATGTGGCGGATCGTCTTCGCGCAGCTGCGACTAAACGGCTGGAATCGCGGTGTCGGCGATGTGACGACGGGGATGATCCCCTACATCGTGCAGGCGCCGCGGTTCTTTACCGGGCAGATCAAGGTGGGAGACCTGCTGCAGACTGTCGCGGCCTTTGGAAGTGTCTGCGGCGCAATGTCCTTCTTCCGGGACAGCTATGACGAATTCACCGTCTATCGGGCCGCGCTCATGCGTATCGACCAGATGCTCGACAGCGATCACCGCGCGCGCGAACTGGCACGGATTGACGTGACCGAGGTGGATGATGCCCTGATCCTCACCGATGTCGATGTCCGAGATCTGCAGGGACTGGACATGATCGCGGACCTGAGCCTCGAGCTGACCGCGGGTGGCAGTGTCGTCGTCAAGGGCCCATCGGGATGCGGGAAGACCACCCTGCTGCGCAGCCTGGCGCAGCTGTGGCCACAGGCCACGGGCTTGGTCGCCCGTCCTGACGGGTGGGCGACTCTGTTCCTGCCGCAGCTGCCGTACCTGCCGTTGGGCAACCTACGCGAGACCGTGGTGTATCCGCTTCCGGTGGAGGATGTTTCGGACGAGAAGCTGGTACAGGCTTTGCGTGATGTCTCGCTGGGGCACTTGACCGAGCGGTTGGACGAGGAAGCCGACTGGGCGGCCGTGCTCTCGCTGGGCGAGCAGCAGCGGGTGTCCTTCGTGCGGGTGCTGCTGGTACGCCCGACGGTGGTGTTCCTCGATGAGTCGACCTCGGCCCTGGATGAGGGGCTGGAGGACGCGATGTATGCGCTGGTGCGGGAACGGCTACCCGACTGCGTGGTGTTCAGCGTGGGGCATAGGTCGACGATCGACCGTCACCACCAGTCGCGGTTGCAGCTGACGGGCAGCGGCGCATGGGAGCTCTCACCGGTGTGA
- a CDS encoding acyl-CoA dehydrogenase family protein: MTVTNPYVESDERKALRQAVASLTGNYGHEYYLEKSKTHAPLTELWDEAGKLGFLGVNIPEEYGGGGAGMYELGLVFEELSAAGCPLLMMVVSPAINATIIARYGTDEQKKNWLPSMADGTFTMAFAITEPDAGSNSHNIITTAKRDGGDWILNGRKVFISGVDQANAVLVVARTEEAKTGKLKPALFVVPTDTKGFEYTPIDMELTLPERQFQVFLDDVRVPGNALVGSEDAALMQLFAGLNPERIMGAASGVGLTRLALNKATDYVKTRQVWKTPIGAHQAIAHPLAEIKVELELAKLMMQKAATLYDCGDDWGAAEAANMAKYAAADVACRAADRAVQSLGGNGLTSEYAVAPLLNLSRFGRIAPVSREMILNFVAQTSLGLPRSY, encoded by the coding sequence ATGACCGTCACCAATCCGTACGTCGAGTCCGATGAGCGCAAGGCGCTGCGGCAAGCGGTGGCCTCGCTCACCGGCAACTACGGCCACGAGTACTACCTGGAGAAGTCCAAGACTCACGCTCCCCTGACCGAGTTGTGGGATGAGGCAGGAAAGCTCGGCTTCTTGGGAGTGAACATCCCGGAGGAGTACGGCGGCGGCGGTGCCGGCATGTACGAGCTTGGGCTCGTGTTCGAGGAGCTCTCGGCGGCCGGGTGCCCGCTGCTGATGATGGTGGTGTCCCCTGCCATCAACGCCACCATCATCGCCCGCTACGGCACCGACGAGCAGAAGAAGAACTGGCTGCCCTCGATGGCCGATGGCACCTTCACCATGGCGTTCGCCATCACCGAACCCGACGCCGGCTCGAACTCGCACAACATCATCACCACCGCCAAGCGCGACGGTGGTGACTGGATCCTCAACGGGCGCAAGGTCTTCATCTCCGGTGTCGACCAGGCCAACGCCGTACTGGTGGTGGCGCGCACCGAGGAGGCCAAGACCGGCAAGCTCAAGCCGGCCCTATTCGTGGTGCCCACCGACACCAAGGGGTTCGAGTACACGCCCATCGATATGGAGCTCACCCTCCCGGAGCGACAGTTCCAGGTGTTCCTCGACGATGTACGGGTGCCCGGCAATGCGCTCGTCGGCTCCGAGGACGCCGCACTCATGCAGCTGTTCGCCGGTTTGAACCCCGAGCGAATCATGGGCGCTGCCAGTGGAGTTGGCCTCACCCGGCTCGCACTGAACAAGGCCACCGACTACGTCAAGACCCGCCAGGTGTGGAAGACCCCGATCGGCGCACATCAGGCCATCGCGCACCCGCTCGCCGAGATCAAGGTCGAGCTGGAACTGGCCAAGCTCATGATGCAGAAGGCCGCCACCCTGTATGACTGCGGCGACGACTGGGGCGCCGCGGAGGCGGCCAACATGGCCAAATACGCCGCAGCAGACGTGGCCTGCCGCGCCGCCGACCGTGCCGTGCAGTCCTTGGGCGGCAACGGTTTGACCTCCGAGTACGCCGTGGCACCCCTGCTGAATCTGTCGCGCTTCGGGCGTATCGCCCCGGTGAGCCGGGAGATGATCCTCAACTTCGTGGCGCAGACGTCCCTCGGCCTACCCCGCTCGTACTAG
- a CDS encoding DUF6350 family protein, with the protein MNQTSRANPAQARALLTVAFGPSAVALVIIAAIVLVQLVIANSDMTGTFGAVASMWLGTHLVPISIGGRVIEVLPLLPTAAMVWGVARTVASTIAPTASWYVIRWVIASALAGPLLMTAISLAIIHDASTVLTQLQSPNALRAFGSVLGVHATGAIAGVLLRVGRRLIAVLQLPSWPTEAARGAVAGVLALFGLSAAVTAGSLVVHWATMDQLYSVTNDFVGQLSLTLLALLYAPNVILGACALAVGSSANVGTAAFSAFAVFGGQLPAVPILAAVPTPPLGPAWVALMIIGAVSGVAVGQQCARRPAPWPTAIHKVVTAALLAATFLAIVGKLAGGQLGNFGRLGIDQGTFGPGVFFWFLVIGLLTVFMLGGATRLPAKARPEPEREPAPEPESGPEPESDPEPEPVTEPEPGPESDSSDPPDPAT; encoded by the coding sequence GTGAATCAAACCTCGCGCGCCAATCCCGCACAGGCTCGCGCACTGCTGACGGTTGCCTTTGGCCCGTCAGCAGTTGCGTTGGTCATCATTGCGGCAATCGTCTTGGTGCAGTTGGTGATTGCCAACAGCGATATGACGGGGACGTTCGGTGCAGTGGCCAGCATGTGGCTGGGCACCCATCTGGTACCGATATCAATCGGTGGGCGAGTCATCGAGGTACTGCCGCTCTTGCCGACGGCCGCGATGGTGTGGGGTGTTGCCCGAACCGTCGCCTCGACAATCGCACCCACGGCTTCCTGGTACGTGATCCGGTGGGTGATCGCCTCGGCACTGGCCGGCCCGCTCCTGATGACGGCGATATCGCTGGCGATCATTCATGACGCGTCGACGGTGCTGACGCAGCTGCAATCGCCGAATGCCTTGCGCGCGTTCGGTTCTGTCCTCGGTGTTCACGCGACCGGTGCAATTGCCGGCGTCTTACTGCGGGTTGGCAGGCGGCTCATAGCGGTCTTGCAGCTGCCGTCGTGGCCGACGGAGGCCGCCCGTGGCGCCGTCGCCGGGGTGCTCGCGCTGTTCGGGCTGTCCGCTGCCGTGACGGCGGGGTCGCTGGTGGTCCACTGGGCGACGATGGATCAGCTGTATTCGGTCACCAACGATTTTGTAGGTCAGCTGAGCCTGACACTGTTGGCGCTCCTCTACGCGCCCAACGTCATTCTGGGTGCATGCGCGCTGGCGGTCGGATCCAGTGCAAATGTCGGCACCGCGGCCTTCAGTGCGTTCGCGGTGTTCGGCGGCCAGCTGCCGGCGGTGCCGATTCTCGCGGCCGTTCCCACGCCACCGCTCGGCCCCGCATGGGTGGCACTCATGATTATCGGTGCGGTGTCCGGGGTGGCCGTGGGCCAGCAATGCGCACGCCGACCCGCGCCATGGCCCACCGCGATCCACAAAGTGGTCACGGCGGCACTTCTGGCCGCAACATTCCTGGCGATCGTCGGAAAGCTCGCTGGCGGACAGCTGGGGAACTTCGGACGGCTGGGCATCGACCAGGGCACGTTCGGCCCCGGTGTGTTCTTCTGGTTCCTGGTCATCGGCCTATTGACGGTGTTCATGTTGGGTGGAGCCACCCGTCTCCCGGCCAAGGCGCGGCCGGAACCGGAACGTGAGCCCGCGCCGGAACCGGAAAGCGGTCCCGAACCGGAAAGCGATCCCGAACCGGAACCCGTAACAGAACCGGAGCCCGGCCCCGAGAGCGACTCCAGCGACCCTCCGGATCCGGCCACGTGA
- a CDS encoding DUF1707 SHOCT-like domain-containing protein yields the protein MSNLPERVTASMRAADADRMRVAQLLSDAAAQGRLELSEFEERLTKVYSANTYGELDQLSADLPAVATSQVRGQDSKPAPSTVLMAIMSGFERRGRWNVPSKLTSFALWGGGVLDLRYADFTSKEVEIRSFSIMGGQTILLPPELNVDVTGVAVMGGFDHSASGRGVEGAPHVTVTGFSLWGGVNVKRKRRKRRESLEER from the coding sequence ATGAGCAACCTCCCTGAGCGGGTTACCGCATCGATGCGGGCCGCAGACGCCGATCGCATGCGCGTCGCACAGCTGTTATCCGACGCTGCCGCGCAGGGTCGGCTGGAGCTCTCTGAGTTCGAGGAGCGCCTCACGAAGGTGTACTCGGCAAATACATACGGTGAGCTTGATCAGCTCAGCGCGGATCTGCCCGCGGTTGCTACTTCTCAAGTTCGCGGTCAAGACAGCAAGCCCGCCCCCTCGACGGTGCTGATGGCAATCATGAGCGGATTTGAACGACGCGGCCGCTGGAACGTGCCCAGCAAGCTCACCTCATTCGCGCTCTGGGGTGGCGGCGTGCTGGACCTGCGCTACGCCGACTTCACCTCCAAGGAGGTGGAGATCCGTTCCTTCTCCATCATGGGCGGCCAGACCATCCTCTTACCGCCCGAGCTCAACGTGGACGTCACGGGCGTCGCGGTGATGGGTGGCTTCGATCACTCAGCGAGCGGCAGGGGCGTAGAGGGTGCCCCGCACGTGACGGTCACAGGGTTCTCACTGTGGGGCGGCGTGAACGTCAAGCGGAAGCGGCGCAAGCGGCGCGAGTCGCTGGAAGAGCGCTAA